In one Acetobacter sp. genomic region, the following are encoded:
- a CDS encoding heavy metal translocating P-type ATPase: MTDAADIQQTRREQTTTFALSVEGMTCAACATRLEKVLNRLTGVSAHVSFATHKAALTLVPDHAGLKDVTDAVARAGFSVVPEHVTLAVEGMTCASCSARLTKVLERQEGVSANVNLATGKAEIDFIPGAVSISDLIETVTKAGFSATVAGTDDTARKARRDREKHRLQLELAVGILLTAPLLLDMVGGMNLMLPRWIQLVLATLVQFGLGAKFYQGAWAALRGGGANMDVLVALGTTVAWCASAVITVLGLPEQVWFESGATVLTLVTAGRLMETGARNRAAAGVERLARLQPVTAHVETPQGVQDRPAASLAVGDVFVIRPGEAVPTDGVILSGESSLDEAMLTGESMPVGRGPDDPVRGGTVNGVGVLRVRAMAVGADTALARITRMVDEAEGSKAPIERLVDRISGIFVPVILAIALLTLAGGWLVTGSFDRSLINTVAVLVVACPCALGLATPTAIMVGAGRGAAAGLLFRSAEALEQTGRIGVLLMDKTGTLTEGRPRVSGLFPQDDATESSLLALAAGLEGDSSHPLAGAVRDAANARQIAPDIVADNRAVAGHGLEGSVGGVPVRLGSARFLEKAPSGEAMSAMETGQTLIGVEKSGRLLGWIAVADTIRPDAAQAISLLKHYGIHPIMVTGDTLAAARRVANTVGITDIQAEVLPGDKADAVKQARATAPAGTLIGMVGDGINDAPALASADVGIAMGSGTDVALETADVVLMRSRLLALVDAVSLSQATSRKIRQNLFFACIYNVLGVPLAAFGVLPPMLSGAAMAMSSVSVVTSALLLNRWKPLATVNTGAPERS, translated from the coding sequence ATGACAGACGCAGCGGACATCCAGCAGACCCGGAGGGAACAGACGACGACGTTCGCCCTGTCGGTGGAGGGCATGACCTGCGCGGCCTGCGCGACGCGGCTGGAAAAAGTCCTGAATCGACTGACAGGTGTGTCCGCCCACGTCAGTTTCGCAACGCACAAGGCGGCGCTCACACTTGTCCCGGATCACGCGGGTCTGAAAGATGTGACGGACGCCGTGGCGCGGGCCGGATTCAGCGTCGTTCCGGAACACGTCACCCTCGCCGTCGAAGGCATGACCTGCGCGTCCTGTAGCGCCAGACTCACCAAGGTTCTGGAGCGTCAGGAAGGCGTGTCCGCCAACGTCAATCTGGCGACAGGAAAGGCCGAAATCGACTTCATTCCGGGCGCTGTTTCGATCAGTGATCTGATCGAAACCGTCACGAAGGCCGGTTTCAGCGCCACCGTGGCCGGCACCGACGACACGGCCCGCAAGGCACGACGCGATCGGGAAAAGCATCGTCTGCAGCTGGAACTGGCCGTCGGCATTCTCCTGACGGCTCCCCTGCTGCTGGACATGGTGGGCGGCATGAATCTGATGCTCCCGCGATGGATTCAGCTTGTTCTGGCCACGCTGGTCCAGTTCGGTCTCGGCGCCAAATTCTACCAGGGAGCATGGGCGGCGCTGCGCGGTGGCGGCGCCAACATGGACGTCCTTGTGGCGCTCGGCACGACAGTAGCATGGTGCGCGAGCGCCGTTATCACCGTCCTAGGGCTTCCGGAGCAGGTCTGGTTCGAATCAGGGGCGACCGTTCTGACACTGGTCACCGCAGGACGGCTGATGGAGACCGGTGCCAGGAACCGGGCGGCTGCCGGAGTGGAGAGGCTGGCGCGGCTCCAGCCGGTCACCGCGCATGTCGAAACACCGCAGGGCGTACAGGATCGTCCGGCGGCCTCTCTCGCTGTCGGCGATGTGTTTGTGATCCGCCCCGGTGAGGCGGTGCCGACAGACGGCGTGATCCTGAGCGGCGAGTCCAGTCTGGATGAAGCGATGCTGACCGGGGAAAGCATGCCGGTCGGACGCGGTCCCGATGATCCGGTACGGGGCGGCACGGTCAACGGCGTCGGGGTGTTGAGGGTCCGGGCGATGGCGGTTGGAGCGGATACGGCGCTGGCCCGGATTACCCGCATGGTGGATGAAGCCGAGGGATCGAAAGCGCCAATAGAACGGCTGGTTGACCGGATTTCCGGTATCTTCGTGCCGGTCATCCTCGCCATCGCCCTGCTGACGCTTGCTGGTGGCTGGCTCGTCACGGGCTCGTTTGACCGCAGCCTGATCAACACGGTCGCCGTGCTGGTCGTGGCCTGTCCCTGCGCGCTGGGTCTCGCCACCCCTACGGCGATCATGGTCGGAGCCGGTCGTGGCGCAGCGGCAGGATTGCTGTTCCGCTCCGCCGAGGCGCTCGAACAGACGGGACGTATCGGCGTTCTTTTAATGGACAAGACCGGCACCCTGACGGAGGGACGTCCCCGCGTGTCAGGCCTGTTCCCGCAGGATGATGCGACTGAATCCTCACTTCTCGCTCTGGCGGCAGGACTTGAAGGAGATTCGTCTCACCCGCTGGCCGGAGCCGTGCGGGACGCCGCGAACGCCCGCCAGATTGCGCCGGATATCGTAGCCGACAACAGGGCCGTTGCCGGACATGGGCTGGAAGGTTCTGTAGGAGGTGTCCCCGTGAGGCTGGGCTCGGCACGCTTCCTTGAAAAAGCGCCGTCAGGTGAGGCCATGAGCGCGATGGAAACGGGGCAGACGCTGATCGGTGTCGAAAAAAGCGGTCGACTTCTGGGCTGGATTGCGGTTGCCGATACCATCCGTCCCGATGCGGCGCAGGCCATCTCCCTGCTGAAACATTACGGCATCCACCCGATCATGGTGACGGGCGACACACTGGCCGCCGCGCGCAGGGTCGCGAACACCGTGGGGATTACCGATATACAGGCCGAAGTTCTGCCCGGTGACAAGGCGGACGCCGTGAAGCAGGCCCGTGCCACTGCTCCCGCCGGCACGCTGATCGGGATGGTCGGCGACGGAATCAACGACGCCCCTGCCCTTGCCAGCGCCGATGTCGGTATCGCCATGGGAAGCGGCACCGACGTTGCGCTGGAAACAGCCGATGTCGTGCTGATGCGTTCCCGTCTTCTGGCGCTGGTGGATGCCGTCAGCCTCTCACAGGCGACCTCGCGCAAGATACGGCAGAACCTCTTTTTCGCCTGTATTTATAACGTGCTGGGAGTCCCTCTTGCGGCTTTTGGCGTCCTGCCCCCCATGCTTTCGGGCGCGGCGATGGCGATGAGTTCTGTCTCGGTCGTGACCAGCGCCCTGCTGCTGAACCGATGGAAACCGCTTGCCACCGTGAATACCGGAGCGCCAGAGCGGAGCTGA
- a CDS encoding heavy-metal-associated domain-containing protein, with protein sequence MESTTLMVEGMTCEGCVSSVKRALEAIPGVKSAEPSLEKGTVKIEYDPKETGPRNFTPSIEAAGFEVVG encoded by the coding sequence ATGGAATCCACAACGCTCATGGTAGAGGGCATGACCTGTGAGGGGTGTGTATCATCGGTCAAGCGTGCGCTGGAAGCCATTCCCGGAGTGAAATCGGCTGAGCCGTCTCTGGAAAAAGGGACTGTGAAGATTGAATATGACCCGAAGGAAACGGGTCCGCGCAACTTTACGCCGTCCATCGAGGCCGCAGGGTTTGAAGTCGTCGGCTGA
- a CDS encoding HNH endonuclease, which yields MHYPSLVLNADFRPLSYFPLSLWSWQDTIKAVCLDRVSVLSEYDEEVHSPSCSMRLPSVIALKEYVPTARRPAFTRFNLFLRDNFSCQYCHDQLPTHELTFDHVIPRSRGGRTTWENIVTACSSCNLLKGSRMPHEIRMFPRRQPAQPSSWELQDNGRAFPPNYLHDSWRDYLYWDVELES from the coding sequence ATGCACTATCCATCGCTCGTTTTGAACGCAGATTTCAGACCTCTTTCCTACTTTCCGCTGTCGCTCTGGTCGTGGCAGGATACGATCAAAGCTGTCTGTCTCGACCGCGTATCCGTGCTCAGCGAATATGACGAGGAAGTGCATTCCCCCAGTTGCAGCATGCGTCTTCCGAGCGTTATCGCGCTCAAGGAATACGTCCCTACGGCGCGCCGACCGGCCTTCACCCGCTTCAATCTTTTCCTGCGGGATAACTTCTCCTGCCAGTACTGCCATGACCAGCTACCCACCCACGAACTGACATTCGATCATGTCATTCCCCGCAGCCGTGGGGGACGGACGACATGGGAAAACATCGTCACGGCGTGCAGTTCCTGTAATCTGCTGAAAGGCTCGCGGATGCCGCACGAAATCCGCATGTTCCCGCGTCGGCAGCCTGCCCAGCCCTCCTCCTGGGAATTGCAGGATAACGGGCGGGCTTTCCCTCCGAACTATCTGCACGATAGCTGGCGGGACTATCTCTACTGGGATGTTGAACTGGAAAGCTGA
- the gluQRS gene encoding tRNA glutamyl-Q(34) synthetase GluQRS, with protein sequence MTPLFYKQDHWVTRFAPSPTGPLHLGHIAAAFFARRHAGHGGRFLLRIEDIDTVRCREVFIQEALDDLGWMGLHWEGDVLRQSERMPLYRQALDTLRQERLIYPCFCSRTDVAREAAAAFSAPHHAPDGSLLYPGTCRLLDDAERMRRITAGLPYALRLDVQKALDRLGTPSLTYQELGHGSVACHPGLFGDVILARRDTPASYHLCVTHDDAVQGVTLVTRGEELRDVTAVHRLLQELMKWPEPVYAFHPLLTDAAGRKLSKRDGALSIKAMRESGRSPENIKKVIADSHLI encoded by the coding sequence ATGACGCCACTTTTTTACAAGCAGGACCATTGGGTTACACGCTTTGCGCCCAGTCCTACCGGCCCTCTTCATCTTGGCCACATTGCCGCAGCTTTTTTTGCACGGCGTCATGCCGGGCACGGTGGGCGGTTCCTGCTCCGCATTGAGGATATCGACACCGTGCGCTGTCGCGAGGTTTTCATTCAGGAAGCTCTGGACGATCTGGGGTGGATGGGACTGCACTGGGAAGGCGATGTTCTCCGGCAGTCAGAGCGCATGCCGCTCTATCGGCAGGCTCTTGATACCCTCCGGCAGGAAAGGCTGATCTACCCCTGCTTCTGTTCGCGGACCGATGTCGCGCGGGAGGCGGCGGCGGCATTTTCCGCCCCCCATCACGCCCCGGACGGAAGCCTGCTTTATCCCGGCACATGCCGCCTGCTGGATGATGCGGAACGGATGCGCCGGATCACCGCCGGTCTGCCATACGCCCTGCGTCTCGACGTTCAGAAGGCGCTGGACAGGCTGGGCACGCCATCCCTCACCTATCAGGAACTCGGCCACGGCAGCGTCGCCTGCCACCCCGGCCTTTTCGGCGATGTCATACTGGCGAGAAGGGACACTCCCGCCTCCTATCATCTGTGTGTCACCCATGATGATGCGGTTCAGGGCGTGACACTGGTAACCCGTGGGGAAGAATTGCGGGATGTCACGGCGGTTCACCGCCTGCTTCAGGAACTGATGAAGTGGCCCGAGCCTGTCTATGCTTTTCACCCTCTGCTCACCGATGCCGCTGGTAGAAAACTGTCAAAACGTGATGGAGCCCTGTCCATCAAGGCCATGCGTGAGAGTGGCAGGAGTCCCGAAAACATAAAAAAGGTCATAGCGGACAGCCATCTGATATAG
- a CDS encoding TonB-dependent receptor, whose product MSHQQRPISGRIADTASGLALLGTTLWFGMQSAAFAADSDHTDGKNKKAARRKDYKQQKAIPSYEQIEVIGQFRNRSPKFTASLIDTPKSVSIISRKILDDTASHTLADALRNVPGITMGAGEGGNPVGDRPFIRGQDAQSSTFVDGLRDVGAQSRETFNVESIEVIKGDTGAISGRAGAGGAIVINSKMPKLTNSIEANVGFGNADYKRSTFDGNWRISRTGAFRFNLMVDDEDKAGRGPTHFQRYGLAPSLSFGLGTPNRITLMYYHMQNFDTPDVGIPYNNPTFNARKDGVARVFGAGSGAPVTIPSNTWYGLKDRDRNHDGIDMGTLRLEHDFSPNLHIRNTTRYSETTQNDIWTMPDDSQGNIYYGYVYRRMNSRISTLDTATNQTDFYGNANILGFKNGFAMGTEFTREQGKNDSYAAYVNGVNVTSGTNFTHCATALAFSSGTCTTILNPNPRDAYSGDIVRAHNPNSTRFDTKAVYLTDTITFMPQLLGNFGVRFDNVQSTYRSSTAEYGRGDNLFTYQGGLVYKPAPNGSIYASYATSAIPSGNSVGQGADDSSLAPGRGSTISGDTLKPERDRTIEVGTKWSFFHNRLFLTGALFQIDATNFKITTADGGISNGGTKRTRGGEISWNGHLTKWWEVSGGYSYLDARLMKNGGSGASAGLMDGRRAPNTPANSLSLWNTFEPTHDIKLAGGVYYMSKVYGTDSPTVPKFVPAYWRFDFMASYHFMQHYTLQLNIQNIANKRYFTQAYATHYALQGAGRTAMVNLNARF is encoded by the coding sequence GTGAGTCACCAGCAGAGACCGATTTCCGGAAGAATTGCTGATACCGCGTCAGGTCTGGCGCTTTTGGGAACAACGTTGTGGTTCGGCATGCAATCCGCGGCTTTTGCCGCTGACTCCGATCATACGGACGGCAAGAACAAAAAAGCAGCCCGCCGCAAGGACTATAAACAGCAGAAAGCGATCCCGTCTTACGAACAGATCGAAGTCATCGGTCAGTTCAGGAACCGTTCGCCTAAATTTACGGCCTCCCTGATTGACACGCCCAAGAGCGTTTCAATCATATCGCGTAAAATTCTCGATGATACGGCCTCTCATACGCTTGCTGACGCGCTGCGCAACGTGCCGGGCATCACCATGGGCGCGGGCGAAGGCGGCAACCCGGTAGGAGATCGGCCATTCATTCGTGGGCAGGACGCGCAGTCGAGCACGTTTGTCGACGGACTGCGTGACGTCGGCGCCCAGTCGCGCGAGACCTTTAACGTCGAGTCCATCGAGGTCATCAAGGGAGACACCGGAGCAATCAGCGGCCGTGCAGGCGCTGGCGGTGCGATTGTCATCAACAGCAAGATGCCGAAGCTCACGAACTCCATTGAAGCCAATGTCGGTTTCGGCAATGCCGACTACAAACGTTCGACATTTGACGGAAACTGGCGGATATCGCGCACCGGAGCCTTCCGCTTCAACCTGATGGTTGATGACGAGGACAAGGCCGGACGCGGCCCCACCCACTTCCAGCGCTACGGTCTCGCGCCTTCCCTCTCCTTCGGGCTGGGCACGCCGAACCGTATCACGCTGATGTACTACCACATGCAGAATTTCGACACTCCGGATGTCGGAATTCCCTACAATAACCCTACTTTCAATGCCAGAAAGGATGGCGTCGCCCGTGTTTTCGGCGCGGGAAGCGGTGCGCCCGTCACTATTCCTTCCAATACATGGTACGGACTCAAGGATCGAGACCGCAACCACGATGGCATCGATATGGGAACACTGCGGCTGGAGCATGATTTCAGCCCCAACCTGCATATACGGAACACCACCCGTTATTCAGAGACCACGCAGAACGATATCTGGACGATGCCCGACGACAGCCAGGGCAATATCTATTACGGATATGTCTATCGACGCATGAACAGCCGTATCTCAACTCTGGACACAGCGACCAACCAGACAGATTTCTACGGCAACGCCAACATTCTCGGTTTCAAGAACGGCTTTGCAATGGGAACGGAATTTACCCGTGAACAGGGTAAAAACGATAGCTATGCCGCCTATGTAAACGGCGTGAATGTGACTTCAGGCACCAATTTCACGCATTGCGCCACCGCACTCGCCTTTTCCTCCGGCACCTGCACGACGATCCTTAACCCCAATCCTCGTGACGCTTACTCGGGCGATATCGTCCGCGCGCATAATCCCAACAGCACGCGCTTTGACACGAAAGCCGTCTATCTCACCGACACGATTACATTCATGCCGCAACTGCTTGGAAATTTCGGTGTGCGGTTCGACAATGTGCAAAGCACCTATCGATCCAGCACCGCCGAATATGGACGGGGTGACAACCTGTTCACCTATCAAGGCGGTCTGGTTTACAAACCGGCGCCGAATGGCTCGATCTACGCCTCCTATGCGACTTCGGCGATACCGTCTGGAAACTCAGTCGGACAAGGCGCGGATGACAGCTCTCTCGCTCCGGGTCGCGGCAGCACGATTTCCGGAGATACCCTCAAGCCGGAGCGTGACCGGACAATCGAGGTCGGCACGAAATGGAGCTTCTTCCACAACAGGCTTTTCCTGACAGGCGCCCTGTTTCAGATCGACGCAACCAACTTCAAGATCACAACCGCTGACGGCGGCATCTCCAACGGGGGCACAAAGCGCACCCGTGGTGGCGAAATCAGCTGGAACGGACATCTCACAAAGTGGTGGGAAGTTTCCGGAGGCTACTCCTATCTCGATGCAAGGCTGATGAAGAACGGCGGCTCAGGCGCCAGCGCCGGGCTTATGGACGGACGCCGCGCACCAAACACACCAGCAAACAGCCTGTCTTTGTGGAATACATTTGAGCCTACGCACGATATCAAGCTGGCTGGCGGTGTGTACTACATGAGCAAAGTCTACGGAACCGATTCACCTACGGTCCCCAAGTTTGTTCCCGCCTACTGGCGCTTCGACTTTATGGCGAGCTATCATTTCATGCAGCATTACACGCTGCAGCTCAACATTCAGAACATCGCCAACAAACGGTATTTCACGCAGGCTTACGCAACACATTATGCGTTGCAGGGTGCCGGGCGCACCGCAATGGTCAACCTGAATGCCCGTTTCTGA
- a CDS encoding tetratricopeptide repeat protein → MPVSDPCEDPLSLATRLARLGDADAQLAVGQMLLNGIGADRNEKNAFFWFLTSALQGVPMACNMVGRCCELGWGIPVNKPEAMLWYRRAAEAGLDWGMYNYATGLTLGWDSEPDIEAAFEWFKRAASLGHCKSFNIIGGFYEDGWACKGDLHRARAWYAKAARCGDFRGHFNLGRFLLKESRFSEANEHFSLARQSATAEFIKKMDEFLLDAKDISEVN, encoded by the coding sequence ATGCCCGTTTCTGATCCTTGTGAAGATCCTCTCAGCCTTGCCACGCGACTGGCAAGGCTTGGAGACGCGGACGCTCAGCTCGCGGTCGGCCAGATGCTCCTTAACGGGATCGGGGCCGACCGCAACGAGAAAAACGCCTTTTTCTGGTTTCTGACCAGCGCCCTTCAGGGCGTTCCGATGGCGTGCAACATGGTTGGTCGGTGTTGTGAGCTTGGTTGGGGAATACCGGTCAACAAGCCTGAAGCCATGCTGTGGTACCGCCGTGCGGCCGAAGCCGGGTTGGACTGGGGCATGTATAACTATGCCACCGGGCTGACTCTGGGATGGGACAGTGAGCCGGATATCGAAGCGGCATTTGAATGGTTCAAACGGGCCGCTTCGCTGGGCCATTGCAAATCCTTCAATATTATCGGTGGATTCTACGAAGATGGATGGGCCTGCAAAGGCGATCTGCATCGTGCCCGCGCCTGGTACGCCAAGGCAGCCCGATGCGGAGATTTTCGCGGACATTTCAACTTAGGTCGCTTCCTGTTAAAGGAAAGCCGTTTTTCAGAAGCCAATGAACATTTTTCCCTTGCCCGACAATCGGCAACGGCTGAGTTTATAAAGAAGATGGATGAGTTTCTGCTTGATGCAAAAGACATCAGCGAAGTGAATTAA
- a CDS encoding pyridoxal phosphate-dependent aminotransferase, translating to MSFIADRLNKISPSQTIAITAKARALKAEGRDIISLSAGEPDFDTPASIKAAAIRAIETGQTKYTDVPGTHALRAAVAERFRLDSGLDYTPEEIIVSTGGKQVIYNAMVATINKGDEAIIPAPCWVSYPDIVALADGVPVIVPCRAENGFKLTAEELEAAITPKTKWFFLNSPCNPTGATYSAEDLRPLCDVLLKHPHVWIFTDDIYAKLVYDGFKPATIVQVEPRLRDRTVTMNGVSKAYAMTGWRIGFSGAPLELTKAMNKLQGQSTSNPCSIAQAAALEAVSGPQDFIDTMCETYRERRDLVVSMLNQASGITCGRPEGAFYVFPSMSGCLGKRTRKDVVIDTDEAFVTALLDEEGVAAVHGSAFMFAGHFRVSYATDTESLREACTRIQRFCASLI from the coding sequence ATGTCCTTCATTGCCGACCGCCTGAACAAGATCAGCCCGAGCCAGACCATTGCCATCACGGCAAAAGCGCGCGCTCTCAAGGCGGAAGGCCGGGACATCATCAGCCTCTCGGCAGGCGAGCCGGACTTCGACACCCCCGCCAGCATCAAGGCGGCGGCGATCAGGGCGATCGAAACAGGTCAGACGAAATATACGGATGTGCCCGGCACGCACGCCCTGCGCGCCGCCGTCGCCGAGCGCTTCAGGCTGGACTCCGGACTGGATTACACGCCCGAGGAAATCATCGTCTCCACCGGCGGCAAGCAGGTGATCTACAACGCCATGGTCGCCACCATCAACAAGGGTGACGAGGCGATCATCCCCGCTCCGTGCTGGGTGTCCTATCCCGACATCGTGGCGCTGGCTGACGGAGTCCCCGTGATCGTCCCGTGCCGTGCGGAAAACGGCTTCAAGCTGACCGCCGAAGAACTTGAAGCCGCCATCACGCCGAAGACCAAGTGGTTCTTCCTGAACTCACCCTGCAACCCGACGGGCGCGACCTACTCTGCTGAAGACCTCCGTCCGCTGTGCGATGTGCTGCTGAAGCACCCGCATGTCTGGATCTTCACCGACGATATCTACGCCAAGCTGGTCTATGACGGCTTCAAACCCGCGACCATCGTGCAGGTCGAACCACGTCTGCGTGACCGCACCGTCACCATGAATGGCGTCTCCAAGGCCTATGCCATGACCGGCTGGCGCATCGGTTTTTCCGGCGCACCGCTGGAACTGACCAAGGCGATGAACAAGCTACAGGGTCAGTCCACCTCCAACCCCTGCTCCATCGCGCAGGCGGCGGCGCTTGAGGCTGTCAGTGGTCCGCAGGACTTCATCGACACGATGTGCGAGACCTACCGCGAGCGCCGCGATCTGGTCGTGTCCATGCTCAATCAGGCTTCCGGCATCACCTGCGGTCGTCCGGAAGGCGCGTTTTACGTCTTCCCGTCGATGAGCGGCTGCCTCGGCAAGCGCACCCGGAAAGATGTGGTGATCGACACCGACGAGGCCTTTGTGACGGCCCTGCTGGACGAAGAAGGCGTTGCCGCCGTGCATGGCTCAGCCTTCATGTTCGCCGGACATTTCCGCGTGTCCTATGCGACCGACACGGAAAGCCTGCGTGAAGCCTGCACCCGTATCCAGCGCTTCTGCGCCAGCCTGATCTGA
- a CDS encoding pyridoxal phosphate-dependent aminotransferase encodes MTAHASGPTLAHRLEGLPAPATIEMARRARELRAEGHKVISLALGEPDFPTPAVAVEAAHQAALAGKTKYPPVDGTPELKAAIARKFNRENGLDFAMDELMVSNGGKQVIFNAFMATINPGDEVVVPAPYWVSYPLIARMFGGVPVHPVCDEADGFSLKPERLAAIMTSRTKWLVLNFPNNPTGGLCPEDDLRGIAEILRAYPDVWILSDEIYEHLVFDDNRFTSFAAIAPDLKDRIVTMNGVAKAYAMTGWRVGYAGGPKRLIAAMRSVQSNATSGVCTVAQAAAAAALDSPPDLIRDMVATYERRRNLMVAALRDIPGFTCANPAGAFYVYPGIAGCLGRTSAGGRRLDTDTDFAMALLEEAHVATVPGSAFGLAPYLRLSCATGDDTLKEACERLAGFVRAQT; translated from the coding sequence ATGACCGCTCACGCCTCGGGGCCAACACTCGCCCATCGTCTTGAGGGACTTCCCGCTCCCGCGACCATCGAAATGGCGCGACGGGCCAGAGAACTGAGAGCCGAGGGGCACAAGGTCATTTCACTGGCGCTTGGCGAGCCTGACTTTCCGACGCCTGCCGTCGCCGTGGAAGCGGCGCATCAGGCAGCACTGGCGGGCAAGACGAAATACCCGCCAGTGGATGGCACACCGGAACTGAAAGCGGCCATCGCCCGCAAGTTCAACCGTGAAAACGGGCTGGACTTCGCCATGGATGAACTGATGGTCTCGAACGGCGGCAAGCAGGTGATCTTCAACGCCTTCATGGCCACCATCAATCCGGGTGATGAGGTGGTCGTACCCGCCCCATACTGGGTAAGCTATCCTCTGATCGCCAGAATGTTCGGTGGCGTGCCGGTCCATCCGGTCTGCGATGAGGCCGATGGTTTCAGTCTGAAACCCGAACGCCTCGCTGCCATCATGACATCCCGCACCAAATGGCTGGTGCTCAATTTTCCCAACAACCCGACGGGTGGACTGTGCCCGGAAGACGATCTGCGCGGAATTGCCGAAATTCTTCGGGCGTATCCGGATGTCTGGATCCTGTCTGATGAGATTTACGAACATCTCGTCTTCGATGACAATCGCTTCACCTCTTTCGCCGCGATCGCGCCGGACCTGAAAGACCGGATCGTCACCATGAACGGCGTCGCCAAAGCCTACGCCATGACCGGCTGGCGTGTGGGTTATGCCGGAGGGCCGAAGCGACTGATTGCCGCGATGCGGAGCGTCCAGAGCAACGCCACGTCAGGCGTCTGCACGGTCGCGCAGGCGGCAGCGGCAGCGGCGCTGGATAGCCCGCCGGACCTGATCCGCGATATGGTCGCCACCTATGAGCGCCGCCGTAACCTGATGGTCGCCGCTCTCCGCGATATTCCCGGCTTCACCTGCGCCAACCCTGCGGGCGCTTTTTACGTCTATCCGGGTATTGCCGGATGTCTTGGCCGCACCAGTGCCGGTGGACGCAGGCTGGACACGGATACCGATTTCGCCATGGCGCTACTGGAAGAAGCGCATGTCGCCACTGTGCCGGGCAGCGCCTTCGGGCTGGCTCCGTACCTGCGGCTGTCCTGTGCGACGGGGGATGACACGTTGAAAGAGGCGTGTGAACGCCTTGCCGGGTTTGTTCGAGCGCAAACATAA
- a CDS encoding MSMEG_0569 family flavin-dependent oxidoreductase: MTQKEKSIPVIIVGGGQAGLSMSWYLCREKVEHIVFEAKAACHSWDDERWDNFCLVTPNWQCELPGHPYKGNDPHGFMMKQEIIEYVKGFVDSFDPPLRENTPVTSITRHENGGYRVVADGVVWHTQHVVIASGAYQDAVIPGYASAIDSSIFQVHSQDYRNATQLPEGAVLVVGSGQSGAQIVEDLFLEKRKVHLCVGSAPRVSRFYRGRDVVDWLADMHFYDLTVDNHPLRDGARDKTNHYVTGRNGGHDLDLRLFAKDGVGLHGTLETIRDEVAHFAPDLTENLDDADKTNADIKKSIDAYIAREGISAPIEAPYAPVWEPDESNIPLDLKAAGITSIVWCIGFRPNYRWIDVPVFNGANKPVWHRGVTDAPGFYFLGLPWLHTWGSGRFSGVSRDAAWLASQITGKDVPVG; encoded by the coding sequence ATGACACAGAAAGAAAAATCCATTCCTGTCATCATCGTGGGTGGTGGACAGGCCGGACTCTCCATGAGCTGGTATCTCTGCCGCGAGAAGGTGGAGCACATTGTCTTTGAGGCGAAAGCAGCTTGCCACTCGTGGGATGATGAACGCTGGGACAATTTCTGTCTGGTGACGCCGAACTGGCAATGTGAACTGCCCGGTCATCCCTACAAAGGAAATGATCCGCACGGATTTATGATGAAGCAGGAAATCATCGAATACGTCAAAGGCTTTGTAGATTCTTTTGATCCTCCGCTACGTGAAAACACGCCCGTTACATCCATCACACGCCATGAAAACGGTGGTTATCGTGTGGTGGCGGACGGAGTGGTCTGGCACACACAACATGTGGTCATAGCATCTGGCGCCTATCAGGACGCCGTTATCCCCGGATATGCCAGCGCGATCGATTCTTCAATTTTTCAGGTTCATTCACAGGATTACCGCAATGCCACCCAGCTTCCGGAAGGGGCTGTTCTGGTGGTAGGCAGTGGTCAGTCCGGCGCTCAGATTGTCGAGGATCTTTTTCTTGAAAAACGCAAGGTCCATCTCTGTGTCGGTTCCGCTCCGCGTGTCTCGCGCTTCTATCGTGGTCGCGATGTGGTTGACTGGCTTGCGGACATGCACTTCTACGACCTCACAGTGGACAATCATCCTCTGCGAGATGGCGCACGGGACAAGACCAATCATTATGTGACCGGTCGGAATGGTGGGCATGACCTTGATCTGCGGCTTTTTGCGAAGGACGGCGTGGGCCTGCACGGCACGTTGGAGACAATCCGTGACGAAGTGGCGCATTTCGCGCCGGATCTGACAGAGAATCTTGATGATGCGGACAAGACCAATGCCGACATCAAGAAGTCCATTGACGCCTACATCGCCCGCGAAGGCATCAGTGCGCCGATCGAAGCGCCGTATGCGCCCGTCTGGGAACCCGATGAGAGCAACATTCCGCTGGACCTGAAGGCCGCCGGAATTACCTCGATCGTCTGGTGCATCGGCTTTCGTCCGAACTATCGCTGGATCGATGTGCCGGTCTTCAACGGAGCCAACAAGCCGGTCTGGCATCGCGGCGTGACCGATGCGCCGGGGTTCTATTTTCTCGGACTGCCGTGGCTGCACACATGGGGATCGGGGCGCTTTTCCGGCGTCTCCCGTGATGCTGCGTGGCTGGCCAGCCAGATTACCGGAAAAGACGTGCCTGTAGGCTGA